DNA sequence from the [Limnothrix rosea] IAM M-220 genome:
ATAAGCTCCTTTACTTTACCCCTTTCCTGTCTTTTATTTTGATGCGATTACCCTGTAAAGTTGCAGAAACAGTAGCTTCCTTGAAAAGAAAAATATTTTCCTGACCTTTACATTTCACAGAGTAAGTTTATGGCTGACGTTTCATACATCATTTGTACCTATAATAATGCCTCGCTCCTGTCAGGGTGTATTTTATCTATTCTGAATCAAGACTATACAGATATTAACTCTGTAGAACTAATCGTCGTTGATAACAACTCCATAGACGAAACAAAGAAAGTTGTTGAAGAATTTCAGCAGACTAGTAAATTCGTCAACATAAATTATGTTTTAGAAAAAAAGCAAGGAGTTGGATACGCCAGAATCACTGGAGCAAAAAAAGCAAAAGGAGAATTTTTAATTTATGTAGATGATGATATTCGCCAAAAGCCAAACTGGTGTAAAGAAGCCCTCAGATTTTTTCACAATCATCCCAAAGCCGGCCTAGTCGGCGGTCGCATTGCCCTAAAATATCTAGTTCCTCCAACACCGACTGTACAAATGTGTGAAACCGTTCTTTGTCGTATGGACTTCGGCTCAGAGGAACTAGAAGCTTGGTCTGGTAAAGGAAATATCTATCTCGTTGGAGCAACATTTGCTTGTCGTAGAAAAGCCTTGTATGAATCGGGTTGGATTGAAAACCCTGTCCTCATAGGACGAACAGGAAAAAATTTAACCTCCGGTGAGGACACGGAGATTTTTTTTAGGATTAAAAATCAAGGATGGGAACTTTGGTATTCTCCAAACTTAGGTGCTACCCACGAAATCCCAGAAAAGAGAATGACAGTCTCCTACCTTTGTCAGTTACATCGCAATATATCGAGGAGTAGTGCACAACTGCGAGCTTTATATTCATATGGTGAAGTCTCCGTAGGGACTCAAGCTCTAAATCTAACGAAAGATCTATTTAATCTTGGTAAACGCTCCATGGCATGGCTGATAAAAGATATGTTGTTAGGGAAAAATATCGGCAATAAGAGGTACATTCAAATTTTTGAAACCTATGGAAGAGTCGAAAGCTCTTTTGCATATCTATTCGAAGATAAGAGCAAATACCATATTGAAAAAAAACAGTCTAAATAATATGCTCGGAGATGTATGCTTTCTATAAATTCGAGTTATTAAAATTGCTAAATGAAAAGAATTTATCTTGCAATTCAACATTCATTAAACCCTCGCTTTTATTATGGAAAATTATGGATAGATAATTTTGTGCCTGCTCTGGAAAATTTGGGCTATGAAGTTGTTATCTCAGCTGTTGACTTATTACCGGCTAGCCATTTTATGGGGGTAAAAAAGCCTTTTACTTCGGAAGAGTTGGCGATGCGCTCAAAGCTCACGGAACAAATAATTAATGAGGTTAAAACAGTTCATCAACAGCAGGGTATCGATCTGTTTCTCAGTTATTTTTACGATTCTCATTTTGATCCAAGTGGCTTCGATGAAATAAAAAAATTAGGCATTCCTATTGTCAACTTTTACTGCAATAGCATTTATCAGTTTGAGCTTGTTGAAGAAATTTCAGCAGCAGTAGATTTTGCTTGGCATGCAGAAAAGCATGCGCGGGATTCATATTTGAGTGTCGGAGCAAATCCGATTTGGGTGCAAATGGGAGGTAATCCGGATTTGTATGCTCCGGTAGCGGTCAGCAAACGTACTAAAAAGGCTTGTTTTGTGGGTCAGCGGTATGCGGATCGGGCGATGTATCTGGCGGCTTTAGTGGATAATCAGGTGCCGGTAGATATTTATGGGAATAGTTGGGGCTGGACTCCTCCTGAAAATGAGGCGGCGATCGCCCCCCCAAAACCCAAAGAACCTTCTATCGAACCGCAGGATGCAATACCAACAGGCTCCTATTTAGGTCGTGAAATTCCGCAACTAGGGGGATTAAAAAGTTACCTCAATGTTATTAGTGAAACATTAAATGAGCGCGGCTTAATCAAAGGCTGGGCTAATGTTTTTGAACAATTTCTTTATCGTCAACAAAATCAGCAGCTCATTGCCAAATTAACCAGTTCGGCAAAGGGCTTTGCGGAGAGTATTCCTGAGACTTTTTCGTCCTATGAAGTGGTGCTAAATTTTAGTAATGTCTGGGGCAATGGTCGTCCGGGTTCTGGGTTGATTCCCCATGTACGTTTGCGGGATTTTGAAGCACCTTTATGCCGGAGTTGTTATCTGACGGGCTATACCGATGAAATTACTGAGTTTTATGAAATCGGCAAAGAAATTGACACCTATAGCTCCCCTGAAGAACTGGTGGAAAAAACAAAATTTTATCTAGAACATCCAGATGCGGCAGAAAAGTTGCGGAATGCAGGATATGAGCGGGCTTTGCGAGACCATACTTGGGAAAATCGTTTTCGAGAACTTTTTAGTAAGATTGGGCTTAGTTAATGTTTGGAGCTTGTGATGGCTGAAATTTTGCCAATATCGGCACTGATTCCAACTCGTAATCGTGCAGTGGTTTTCCGCAGAACCTTGGAAAGTCTTGGGCAACAGTCGGTTCAGCCCGATGAAATCGTGGTAGTGGATGGCTCGGATGATGAATCTACGGCAGTAGTCTGTCGTGAAAAGATTGCTAATTTGGAGACTAAAATTCGGTATTTTCGTGCTGATAAGCTTGGGGCTGCGGTGCAACGAAATCAGGCGATCGCCGAAGCAACCCAAGAAGTGATTTGGCTACTAGATGACGATATTCTACTAGAGCCCGAATGCCTACAGCGACTATGGACAGCCCTCCATTCAGATCCAAAAGTAGGTGGCGTTAACGCCATGATTACCAATCAAAAATATACGCCGCCCGGTCGCATTAGCCGTCTGCTCTACGAGATTTTGTCAGGTCAAAAGCGAGAAAGTTATGCCGGACAATGTCTTGGCCCTGCGCTAAATTTGTTGCCAGAAGATAGAGAAGAACTACCCGAAGTTGTACCCGTTGACTGGTTAAATACCACCTGCGTTTTATATCGTCGCGAAGCCTTGCCAGAACCTTTATTCCCTTCAAATTTTAGGGGTTATTCTCTCATGGAAGATGTCACTTTATCTTTGACAGTGGGAAAAAAGTGGCAGTTGTTGAATGCTCGAACAGCAAGGATTTTCCATGATAGTCAGCCGGGTGATCATAAAAATAGCCAGAAAGTTTTGGCGCAAATGGATTTGGTGAATCGTCACTTTGTCATGACTAAAATTCTAGAGCGTCGGCAATTATCTGATTATTTTAAATTAACTCTCCTTCAGCTTTTTTCTATTGCTGCGTTATTTGGTTCCCAAGGAAATGTTAAGGATTTACCGGCCGTTGTATCGGGAAAAATTGCAGGGTTATTTGAAATTTTAAATTCTACTAAAACCCAAAAACATTCGCCGAGCTGAAATGAATAATGATTGATTTGTTAGAGCGAATTTATACTGGTTTATTGTCCCGTTACCGGAATAACTATTACAAGCTACGGGGAGTCCATTTATCTGGCTATTCACGGCTGCAAACTATTGAGATTCCGCGTAATTTTGATGATATTGAAATTCATGAAAATTGTGCCTTAGATCGAGGTGTAACGTTACTGTGTAGTGGTGAAAAAACGGATAAACCTAAAATTCAAATCGGTGCGCAAACCTATATCAACCGCCATTGTTTTTTTGATGCTGCAAAATTAATTGTGATTGGCAAAAATTGCGGTTTTGGACCTGGTTGCTACATTACCGACCATGACCATGGTTTAGACCCGGCGTTAGCACCACTGGAACAAGAGTTAATCTCTAAAGAAACCATTATTGGCGATCGCGTTTGGATTGGGGCAAATGTCACGATTCTCAAGGGTGTAAATATTGGTGATGACGCGGTTGTGGGTGCTGGCAGTGTGGTCACAAAAGATATCCCGGCGCAGGCGATCGCCGTCGGCAATCCAGCAAAAGTATTACGGATAAAGGGTCAGGAAAAATGACGATTTGCGATATCAGTGTGGTCATCCCAACTTACAAGCGACCCGATGATTTGGTGGTTGCCATCGAAAAGATTGTCGCCTGCGATCCCCAGCCAGCGGAGATTGTGGTGCACATTGACTACGGTGAAACGGTGACTAAACCAGTCCTTGACAAGCTAAACTACGACTCGATAGATATTGTGATTATTGAAGGCGATCGCCGCGTGGGGCCGGGAGGAGGTCGGAATAAGGCCATAAAAAAAGCAAAACATAACATTATTGCGAGTTTTGATGATGATTCTTATCCCCTAGACAAAGACTATTTTGCACGGCTATTAAGTCTGTTTGAAAAATATCCAAAAGCAGCAGTGATTGGCGCAGCAATTTATCACAGAGATGAAACCATTTTGCCGGAACGTCATGAAGCTCAATGGGAACATTCTTTTGTGGGTTGCGGTTGTGCCTATCGCAGAGAATTATTTCTTAATACGGGGGGTTATGTTGAGCTACCTGTCGCCTATGGCATGGAAGAAGTCGATTTATCTTTGCGTTTATACGACCAAGGTTGGCGTGTTTTGGTGAGTCCTTGGTTGAGGGTTTTTCATGATACAAATTTAGCGCGTCATGGTAATCCGAAAATTACAGCAGCGAGCATTAGCAATCAAATTTTATTGACCTATTTAAGATATCCTGTATTACTGTGGTGGATTGGTATTGGTCAGACAGTAAGTCGTATTTTGTGGCTAATCCGGAATAATCGTTTTGCAGGGATTGGCAAAGGACTGATCAATATTCCAAGCCTAGTATTTGATAATCGTCAATATCGCGCTGTCGTTAAAGCAAATAGTTTAAATGACTTTTTGAGATTAAAACGTCAACCGATTCCTGAAAAAATTACTTAAATAGCTTAGGTTTAATCACTATTTTTGATCTTTTAGCGCATTGGATTTATCTGTGACACACCCAACAAAAAATGATACAACATGGTTCTGTTGTCAGCTTGGGGCAAGGGAACATTACTCAATTCCTAGAGCCTTAAAGCAAGCGGGTCAACTAGGAGCTTTGCTGACGGATGCTTGGGTACAGCCTGAGTCTCTAGTGAAAAAAATTCCGGTTAGTAGTTTAAAAAGTTTGGGCGATCGCCACCATCCTAACCTATCAAATACTGAAGTTTATAGCTTTACCAATCAACTGATTTTATTTGAAGTACAGCAACGTTTACAAAGAACTGAATCTTGGCCGAGAATGATTTCTCGGAACAATTGGTATCAAGGACAAATTATCAAAAAGCTCAAGCAACTCTCAAGTCAAAATCCTCACCACAAAAAGATTTTATTTTCCTATAGTTATGCGGCATTAGAAATTTTTAAATATGCAAAATCCCAAGGCTGGCAAACTATTTTAGGTCAAATTGATCCCGGAGTTGAAGAGGAAAAAATCGTTATTGAGGAATTTCAAAAAGACCAAACTCTTGCTCCTGATTGGCAGCCTGTACCGCAAAAATATTGGCAAGATTGGCAACTGGAATGTGAGCTAAGTGATCGTATTTTAGTGAATTCTGAATGGTCGAAAAAATTATTAGTTAAAGGTGGTGTTGAGGAGACGAAAATTAAGGTTGTGCCGCTAGTTTATCAAGCCCCTAAAAATGTTGATGATTTTACACGAAAGTATCCGGCGCAATTTACGAAAGAGCGACCTCTACGGGTTTTATTTTTAGGATTAATTACGCTGCGGAAAGGGATTCGGGCTTGTTTAGAGGCGATCGCCCCATTGGTTGACGATGAAACCATTGAGTTTTGGTTTGTGGGCAGCCAACAAATTAATATTCCAGAAGAATTTCACAATCGAAAAAATATTCACTGGGTCGGCTCAGTGCCCCGTAGTGAAACCGCAAATTATTACCGACAAGCGGATGTGTTTTTATTTCCCAGTTTATCCGATGGTTTTGGCCTCACTCAGCTAGAAGCCCAAGCTTGGCAACTGCCAATTATTGCCTCAAATCGTTGTGGTGATGTGGTGACAGATGGTGAGGATGGGGTTGTTTTATCGGATGTTAGTGGCGAAGAAATTCGGCGATCGCTCCTGCAACTGAAATCCCAACCAGAGCTTTTACAAAAATTTGCTGATGCTATTCAACCGAAACCGCAATTTTCCCTTGAATATTTAAGTCAATCCCTCCAAAAACTCACTGTATCAGCCTGAGAATTCTCCGATAAAATAACAGCGCGGTATTCCATCAATTTATGAGCCAGTCACCCATTCGAGCCACGTTTTATTCAATTTTGCCCTCGCCCTATCAGCGGGATTTATTTGCGGCGATCGCCGCCCGCCCTGATATTGATTTGCAGGTGAAGTACCTCGAAATGACGGTGGATGACTCGCCATGGCCGCAAAAAGAATTGCAAGCTTATGAATCCGTTTTACCCGGTAAAGATCTGCGGTGGGGTTCCTCGCGCTTCCATATAAACTGGCATTTGCCAAATTTTGCCGACACCGATGTGGTTGTACTCAATGGCTATCAAAGCTCGGTATCCCAATGGATTCTCCGTACCCAAGCTGGCAAAATTCCCTGTGTGTTTTGGGGTGAAAAAATAGTCGGTGCTGCAACCGGCGTAAAAGGAAAAATGCAAAAAAACTTTGCTGATTCTCTTAGTAATTGTCAGGCGATCGCTGCCATTGGTGCTGCTGCCGTAGAAGACTACAAACAGCGTTATCCCAACATGCCCGTTCATCCCATTCCGTACTACTGCACCCTCAGAAACTTTCAAGATAATATTCCCCAACGTCCCAGAGACCCCATTAATATTTTCTTTTGTGGTCAGATGATTGCCCGCAAAGGCGTTGATCTATTGCTACAGTCCTTTTCCCAAATTATTGACCAAGGTTTTAACGCCACATTAACCCTTGTCGGTCGTGAGGCTGAACTGCCGGAATTTATGGCAGCGATTCCAGAAAAAACCCAAGAAAAAGTAATTTACAAGGGATTTCAAGCCCCTGAAACCCTACCGAAATTTTTTAATGAAGCGGACATTTTTGTTTTGCCCAGTCGTTACGACGGTTGGGGTGTCGTTGTGAATCAAGCTGTTGGGGCGGGATTGCCGATTGTTTGTTCTGATGCGGTCGGTTCGGCAGCTGATCTTGTCAAAGATAACGGCATAATTTTTGAGGCAGGCAATCAGGCAAAACTCTACGAAGCTCTACTGACCTACATTAGCAATCCAGAAAAATTAACCGCTGCCAGCAAAGCGTCCTACGCAAATTCGGCTGACTGGTATCCGGAAGTTGGGGCAGAACGCTGGGCTAATTTGTTTCGTCAGGTGCTGGCGTAAATTTAGTAAATTTAGGGATGAATCATTGTTTGAGTTCAAGGATCATGCTGTCACGGGCGGGTAATTTCAGCGCAAGTTGGTTCTTCGTTAGCTCACTGCCGTTACCGTAAAGGGTGGCGATCGCCTCAAATTTTCCTAGAGAATCTAGCGACACTTTACCGTGATAATTTTCTAGTCCAGCATTAACAAAAACGAGAATCGTTTGGGTAAAATTCTCTGTTTGGAGTTGACGACTAAACCCGTAAACTTTGCCCTCTGCGAGCAGAAATTTGTAAGTACCGCGTTGTAGCGCAGGGAAACGCCGTCGCAACTGAATTAACTCGCGATAACACTCGGTAATGTCCGGTTGCCAATCGTTTTCGCGGGGGAAAACCCGCCGACAATCGGGATCAATACCGCCCCCTAAACCCACCTCATCACCGTAATAAATGGAGGGCGCACCGGGAAAAGTCATGAGCAAAACCGCACACAATTTCACGCCTGCAATGGCGGTGGCGATCGCCCCTTGTTTTTCAGTTTCACCGCCGAGAACCGTGAACAACCGTGCAACATCATGGCTCGACAAAAGATTCATTTGGGTGAGCTGAATTTCCCAATCGTACAAGCCCAAAAGATGCTGAATGCGACGGTCATATTCGGCGGCATTAATCGGTTCATATTGACGGTGAAAAGGTTTTTCCATCAGTTCGGGCACGATATTTTCGCCCCCCGCAAAGGCGATCGCCTCTCTGGTAAACAGATAATTCATTACGCCATCAAACTGTGTGCCGTCCAGCCACGGGCTGGCATCAAACCAAATTTCGCCGACAATATAAAGATCAGGATTGATTTTTTTGAGGCGATCGCGAAACTCCTGCCAAAAGCCCTCCACTTCAATTTGCTCCGGCACATCCAACCGCCAGCCATCGATACCAAACTCCGCCCAATATTCCCCGACCCGCATAATATATTCCCGCGCCTGTGGATTCTCATGATTAAACTTGGGCAACGAGCGATTATCAACCCAGCCCACATAATTCGCCGGAAAATTACCGTCATAGGCAGACACCGGCCAATCCGTCACCTGAAACCAATCAAGCCAAGGAGAAT
Encoded proteins:
- a CDS encoding glycosyltransferase, which translates into the protein MADVSYIICTYNNASLLSGCILSILNQDYTDINSVELIVVDNNSIDETKKVVEEFQQTSKFVNINYVLEKKQGVGYARITGAKKAKGEFLIYVDDDIRQKPNWCKEALRFFHNHPKAGLVGGRIALKYLVPPTPTVQMCETVLCRMDFGSEELEAWSGKGNIYLVGATFACRRKALYESGWIENPVLIGRTGKNLTSGEDTEIFFRIKNQGWELWYSPNLGATHEIPEKRMTVSYLCQLHRNISRSSAQLRALYSYGEVSVGTQALNLTKDLFNLGKRSMAWLIKDMLLGKNIGNKRYIQIFETYGRVESSFAYLFEDKSKYHIEKKQSK
- a CDS encoding glycosyltransferase, with the protein product MPALENLGYEVVISAVDLLPASHFMGVKKPFTSEELAMRSKLTEQIINEVKTVHQQQGIDLFLSYFYDSHFDPSGFDEIKKLGIPIVNFYCNSIYQFELVEEISAAVDFAWHAEKHARDSYLSVGANPIWVQMGGNPDLYAPVAVSKRTKKACFVGQRYADRAMYLAALVDNQVPVDIYGNSWGWTPPENEAAIAPPKPKEPSIEPQDAIPTGSYLGREIPQLGGLKSYLNVISETLNERGLIKGWANVFEQFLYRQQNQQLIAKLTSSAKGFAESIPETFSSYEVVLNFSNVWGNGRPGSGLIPHVRLRDFEAPLCRSCYLTGYTDEITEFYEIGKEIDTYSSPEELVEKTKFYLEHPDAAEKLRNAGYERALRDHTWENRFRELFSKIGLS
- a CDS encoding glycosyltransferase family 2 protein, with translation MAEILPISALIPTRNRAVVFRRTLESLGQQSVQPDEIVVVDGSDDESTAVVCREKIANLETKIRYFRADKLGAAVQRNQAIAEATQEVIWLLDDDILLEPECLQRLWTALHSDPKVGGVNAMITNQKYTPPGRISRLLYEILSGQKRESYAGQCLGPALNLLPEDREELPEVVPVDWLNTTCVLYRREALPEPLFPSNFRGYSLMEDVTLSLTVGKKWQLLNARTARIFHDSQPGDHKNSQKVLAQMDLVNRHFVMTKILERRQLSDYFKLTLLQLFSIAALFGSQGNVKDLPAVVSGKIAGLFEILNSTKTQKHSPS
- a CDS encoding acyltransferase → MIDLLERIYTGLLSRYRNNYYKLRGVHLSGYSRLQTIEIPRNFDDIEIHENCALDRGVTLLCSGEKTDKPKIQIGAQTYINRHCFFDAAKLIVIGKNCGFGPGCYITDHDHGLDPALAPLEQELISKETIIGDRVWIGANVTILKGVNIGDDAVVGAGSVVTKDIPAQAIAVGNPAKVLRIKGQEK
- a CDS encoding glycosyltransferase family 2 protein; translation: MTICDISVVIPTYKRPDDLVVAIEKIVACDPQPAEIVVHIDYGETVTKPVLDKLNYDSIDIVIIEGDRRVGPGGGRNKAIKKAKHNIIASFDDDSYPLDKDYFARLLSLFEKYPKAAVIGAAIYHRDETILPERHEAQWEHSFVGCGCAYRRELFLNTGGYVELPVAYGMEEVDLSLRLYDQGWRVLVSPWLRVFHDTNLARHGNPKITAASISNQILLTYLRYPVLLWWIGIGQTVSRILWLIRNNRFAGIGKGLINIPSLVFDNRQYRAVVKANSLNDFLRLKRQPIPEKIT
- a CDS encoding glycosyltransferase family 4 protein, producing the protein MTHPTKNDTTWFCCQLGAREHYSIPRALKQAGQLGALLTDAWVQPESLVKKIPVSSLKSLGDRHHPNLSNTEVYSFTNQLILFEVQQRLQRTESWPRMISRNNWYQGQIIKKLKQLSSQNPHHKKILFSYSYAALEIFKYAKSQGWQTILGQIDPGVEEEKIVIEEFQKDQTLAPDWQPVPQKYWQDWQLECELSDRILVNSEWSKKLLVKGGVEETKIKVVPLVYQAPKNVDDFTRKYPAQFTKERPLRVLFLGLITLRKGIRACLEAIAPLVDDETIEFWFVGSQQINIPEEFHNRKNIHWVGSVPRSETANYYRQADVFLFPSLSDGFGLTQLEAQAWQLPIIASNRCGDVVTDGEDGVVLSDVSGEEIRRSLLQLKSQPELLQKFADAIQPKPQFSLEYLSQSLQKLTVSA
- a CDS encoding glycosyltransferase family 4 protein, which encodes MSQSPIRATFYSILPSPYQRDLFAAIAARPDIDLQVKYLEMTVDDSPWPQKELQAYESVLPGKDLRWGSSRFHINWHLPNFADTDVVVLNGYQSSVSQWILRTQAGKIPCVFWGEKIVGAATGVKGKMQKNFADSLSNCQAIAAIGAAAVEDYKQRYPNMPVHPIPYYCTLRNFQDNIPQRPRDPINIFFCGQMIARKGVDLLLQSFSQIIDQGFNATLTLVGREAELPEFMAAIPEKTQEKVIYKGFQAPETLPKFFNEADIFVLPSRYDGWGVVVNQAVGAGLPIVCSDAVGSAADLVKDNGIIFEAGNQAKLYEALLTYISNPEKLTAASKASYANSADWYPEVGAERWANLFRQVLA
- a CDS encoding glycoside hydrolase family 13 protein, giving the protein MSIQTPDWVKSAVFYQIFPDRFAKAEPPTPSPAMQVPLEPWESPPTLQGYKGGNLWGVIEKLDYLKDLGITAIYLTPIFQSACNHRYHTHDYYQVDPMLGGNRALKVLLDAAHKRGMKIVLDGVFNHASRGFFFFNDILENGPHSPWLDWFQVTDWPVSAYDGNFPANYVGWVDNRSLPKFNHENPQAREYIMRVGEYWAEFGIDGWRLDVPEQIEVEGFWQEFRDRLKKINPDLYIVGEIWFDASPWLDGTQFDGVMNYLFTREAIAFAGGENIVPELMEKPFHRQYEPINAAEYDRRIQHLLGLYDWEIQLTQMNLLSSHDVARLFTVLGGETEKQGAIATAIAGVKLCAVLLMTFPGAPSIYYGDEVGLGGGIDPDCRRVFPRENDWQPDITECYRELIQLRRRFPALQRGTYKFLLAEGKVYGFSRQLQTENFTQTILVFVNAGLENYHGKVSLDSLGKFEAIATLYGNGSELTKNQLALKLPARDSMILELKQ